tatcaccaacaaactgaaaACAAAATTGTAAAGGGGGAGGGGATAATCAAACAGACATAGAAAGGGTGCTGTGTTCACTTGGGTCCTTTGTTGAACAGTACACATCTTAAAATTGAAATCAACTCAAAATGGCTGCCTACTGTTCATAGAGTTGGGACAGAGGCCAAAAGGGTTGTGAATGGGTACATAGGGGACATGCAGTGACCAGCCCGTGGACGGAACATTGTGGGACACACCTCTCCGCTGTGGCTTGGGAAAGTAGACTCCTCCCCCTTCACCTCCCTTGACACAATCAGCAGAAACTCTGACTGCTGGGCCCGCCCGTAACCTATACTGACAAGCTGCAACAACCAAATCAGAGCACAGAGGGATGCCCGGATCACGTATAAGACACAGAAAATGTAACAGTTTTTTTAATGTTAATTTCCAATTCATGAATTGGATTGTTTGGGCGTTGAGGATTATGGGTCGAGGGAAGTACAAATAAAAGGAGGACATTTGGCTCCTCGTGGTGAGAGGCAGCGTTACCTGCTCAAACTTCCAGCCGTCAGACATGGTGGACACCATCTGGGTGAGCTCCTCCTCCTGGCACTGCAGCACCCGGTACACATGTTTCACTGGAGcctggggagagagcagggagacgaGAGGGTTTTCGAGTTGAGTGAATTCTGGCTACACACACGATGGAGCAGGTGCATTGATTAACAGTGCACTCGCAGCCAAAGGCCAGCAAtcccagggggggggggacagataatgatttttcaacgccgataccgatcaTTGGAAAACcccaaaaagccgataccgattaaaaatcggctgctttttatttatttgtaataatgacaataacaatactgaatgaacacttattttaacttaatataatacaataaaaatctatttagcctcaaataaataatgaaacatgttcaatttggttaaaataatgcaaaaacaaagtgttggagaagtaaaagtgcaatatgtgccgtgtaaaaaagctaacgtttgagttccttgctcagaacatatgaaagttggtggttccttttaacatgagtcttcaatattcccagataataagttttaggttgtaggactatttctctctataccatttgtatttcatctacctttgactattggatgttcttatgggcactatagtattgccagtgtaacagtatagcttccgtccctctcctcgcccctacctgggctagaACCAGGAACatatcgacaacagccacactcgaagcagtgttacccttgcagagcaaggggaacaactactccaagtctcagagcgagtgacgtttgaaacgctattagtgcgcaccccgctaactagctagccatttcacatcggttacaccagccattaggctgataggcttgaagtcataaacagcactgtgcttgtgaagagctgctggcaaaacgcacgaaattGCTGTTTGGATGActgcttacgagcctgcttctgccaaccattgctcagtcagactgctctatcaaatcatagacttaattataacataacacacagaaatacgagcctttggtcattaatatgatcgaatccggaaactatcatttcgaaaacaaaacgtttattatttcagtgaaatacggaaccgttctgtattttatctaacgggtggcatccataagtctaaatattattGTTACTTTGCcccaaccttcaatgttatatcataattacgtaaaattatggcaaattagttcgcaataagccaggctgcccaaacttgcatataccctgactctgcgtgcaatgaacgcaagaaaaatgacacaatttcacctggttaatattgcctgctaaactggattagtagttataactagtgattatcattgattgttttttttataagataagtttaattctagctagcaatttaccttggcttctactgcattcgcgtaacaggcaggctactcgtggagtgcaatggttagaccgttggactagttaactgtgcggttgcaagattgaaaccgctgagctgacaaggtgaaaatctgtcgttctgcccctgaacaaggcagttaacccaccgttcctaggccgtcattgaaaataagaatgtgttcttaacggacttgcctagttaaataaaaatatataattatttatttttttaatcggaACTCAGCGCCCAAGAATATCGATTtccgattatgaaaacttgaaatcggccctaattaaattggccattccgattaatcggtcgacctctaatccagCCTAACTAATGCAATGTAAAACTTGACAACTTTTTTCCCTCTGGCCTCTGTTGATTTAGTCACCCTAATTCTGGCCATCCTACAAAAGGGTACACACACCAATAACTTTTGAATGGATTATGATAGACATGAGGTTTGGACCACTGGTTATCTACATAAttaacaaactcagcaaaaaataaaaggtccctttttcaggaccctgtctttcaaagataattcgtaaaaaatccaaataacttcacagatcttcactgtaaagggtttacacactgtttcccatgcttgttcaatgaaccagaaacaattaatgaacatgcacccgtggaacggtcgttaagacacaaaCCCCCCCCAtcgctggatcagacaggactggcaaaaagtgctcttctctgacgagtcgcagttCTCTCTCACCAGggctgatggtcggattcgcatttatcgtcaaaaggaatgagcattacaccgaggcctgtactctggagcgggatggaTTTGGAGGTGgcgggtccgtcatggtctggggcggtgtgtcacagcatcatcggactgagcttgttgtcattgcaggcaatctcaacgctgtgcgttacagggaagacatcctcctccctcatgtgttacccttcctgcaggctcatcctgacatgaccctccagcatgacaatgccaccagccttCCTGCTCACTCTGTGCGTCATTTCCTgcaaaacaggaatgtcagtggtctgtcatggccagcgaagagctcagatctcaatcccattgagcacgtctgggacctgttggatcggagggtgagggctagggccattccccccagaaatgtctgtgaacttgcaggtgcctttgtagaagagtggggtaacatctcacagcaagaactggcaaatctggtgcagggtctctgaggaggagatgcactgcagtacttaatgcagctggtggccacaccagatacggacttacttttgaccccccctttgttcagggacacattattcaatttctgttagtcacacgtctgtggaacttgttcagtttacatctcgttgttgaatcttatgttcataaatatttacacatgttaagtttgctgaaaataaaacgcAGTTGGcagtgaggacgtttctttttttttgctgagtttattttaaCCATTGGTCAAAAGATACATATCCTTACAGAAGGGATAAGAGTTTTGAAGAAATACAAAAATCAATAGCGTGCGATTGGGAAGTTCACCTACCTGTGATGTTTTGCAGTCTCGTTCCCTGATCTTGTCCTTGAGGAGCTTTATTAATGATGTGATATTGTAGAATTCGGCTTCCTCCAGGACACCTTCAAAAACACACATTAAGAATCCATTCTGGCAGGAATGAGCAACATAATAAAAAACAGACTGCAACAGAGGATACTTAAGAGCTGACGTTGGAAACCAACAGCTTCACTGTGCACATTAGTAGCAacattcatctcatatgtctagTCTTACCTTCCTCTGCCAGCTCCCTGTTGAGCACCAGCTTGCCATGCCTCAAGTAGTTCAGTACCGGCCCAAAGTATGTGGGGTCTCTGTCTATGAGATAGGCACCAGTGTCATCCTGTAAATGGAACAGATAGAAAATAATTAAAGTCAAGATTTACAGTTCACCATTGTCGGACGAAGACCACTGAGTTGAGTGAAGAGAGGAAAACCACTGGACAGAAGTTAGAACACACAAAACCACACTGCATATATCAGGAAACAGAAACCCCAACATAAGCCCATATGAATGATGGAGGAAGCTACTGGGCTCATAATCCCTGCAAGTGTtgaggagtcacacacacacacacacacacacacacagccgtcaACTATCACCTCTAGCCTTTATTCCCAGAAGCACTCAGAGTTTGATCCTCTTGAGCTCATAACCAGTGGGCATTCCCATATTCCAGTAAGTACTGTGAATAGAACATcctgcctttatgtacatatctacctcaaatacattgtacccctgcacagtgttctgatactggtactccctggaTATAGCTATTTTCTGGTATTTTATTCCTAGTGTAACCATTATTTTTAAACTGCATCATTGAgatgggctcataagtaagcatttcacagtagtCTACACCCATTATATTCtgcatatgtgacaaataaaatgttataacCAGTGgttataacattttatttgtgaaatgcttacttatgagcccatcTCAATGATGCAGTTTAAAAATAATGGTTACACTAGGAATAAAATACCAGAATAGAGCTATAtccagggagtaccagtatcatAACACTGTGCAAGGGTACaatgtatttgaggtagatatgtacataaaggcaggATGTTCTAAATCAAAGTACTTATAGGAATGCCCACTAGTGATAAGTACTgcgattaaaaatatatatagatatatatatatatatatatatatatatatatatatatataaaaaaaaatctttgtctccTGGGGGAATGGGTTGTTGAAACaattagagcagaacagaatgaAATTTGGAACAGGAGACTGAATCCACAGAAGGGACCAAGAGGGAAAACACGACTACACAATCTTCAATGCAAAACAAGACCGAACAAATTACACAACCACCCTCTTCATTCCATTGAAAAACACAGAATTCATTGAGATTGCTGACAAACTATCTGCAGTTAACACTAGTCCACCGAAAACAGGGAAAAAAAAGAGATAGTTCAAGTTACAATTAAATGGAAATGGTGAGTGAATGTCATTCACCAAAaatgagaagggggggggggtgaaacccAAAACAAATGTAACGCAAATCTCGTTAATGCAACAGGATGTGTGAGTTTGCATACTTTTTAGTACTTGGCCTCAGCGATCTAGACAAATTAGCTGAGGCATTGGGCTGGCAGCTGTCCCAACATAATTTACACAACACACGCTTCATTTTCATACTTTCCAGGCCTTGGTCAAACAAAGCTAGgcaaacacacacctcttcctTCGCCTTTGATAGACTGCCATCAAACGTTGTTAAACCCATTAGGTCTTTCCAATAATGAGAAACTCTCTCAGAGCATTCCCTAAGGTGCTGAACCTGAAGATTCGTGGCTGACTGACCTCCTTTCCACTGCAAAAATACCCCACTGGACCCCCATGGGTTATGAACTAGTCCAAATGCTCTGCGTATCAGTTCCTTAATATTCTTCTGCACACATTCATTTAACCATAGTTACAGGTGGAAAGTACAGGAGAACAGAAATAGGTCAGTTAATAAGACTCATTTTCTGGTGTAGCAGCACCTAAAACAAACACTTACAAACTTAAGTCCTGCTAAATTAAACAGATGCAAGTACATAATGAAAACATTACTGTGCCATGTTTGTACTTTGTGTGCAGCAATGAAGGCTCATAGACAGTTTTAAGGACAAGCCACCTAGATTTAGAAGCAGGCATCTGTGTTGCCATATCTGTACATCGTTTCAGTCTCTGGTTGATGCGTCAGCTCTGAGCTGAACAAGTGGCCTATCCTAGTGTTACGcacatgtcaagagtgtgcaaagccgtcatcaaggcaaagggtggctactttgaggaacctcaaatataattttgattcgtttaacacttgtttactacatgattccatgtgttactttatagttgatgtcttcactattattctacaatgtagaaaatagttttttttttaaataaagaaaaacccttgaatgagttggtgtgtccaaacttgactggtacggTGCGTGTATATATTTTCTAAGAAGTCTGACCGTTTAACAGTTTCCCCACCCGCCCGCTTCTTCTTCCACCATTTTCAAGGCATACAGTCACCAGGCTCACAGACGGTGCGCATTTAGCTGAACAATTTATGATGGATTAATGTCTCAAGTTCTAAAATGAACAACTCCTTTTAGAAGCCCCTGAAAGCTTTCCCTTCATAAGAGGCCGTTAAAGAGTTCCATCATGGCTGGGctggcaaggggggggggggggggggaaatcactCCTGTCCAAAGCACTCTCTGGGTGGGGAATATTCTTGTAGAGGAGGAGAAAACAGGCACAACGTAAAATATTTACTCTGCCTCGGAAACCATCAGTCGACAGGGAGACCGAGACACAGCTTACTGCTTCTCGATTACGCGACCGACTGAGCTGGCTAACTTCTGGAATGTTCCATCACCATGCGGCCGGGCCACCAAGGCATGTACAGTCATCCATGGCATGTACAGTCATCCATAGCATGTACAGTCATCCATAGCATGTACAGTCATCCATAGCTAGCCAATTTTTGCAAGTGCCCTGCGGTGGTGCCGACGTGCCACTGGTTCTGGTGATTTGTGGCATGGTGTTTAGAGCGTGGCAGTGTGAAGGCA
This genomic window from Oncorhynchus kisutch isolate 150728-3 linkage group LG20, Okis_V2, whole genome shotgun sequence contains:
- the kctd5b gene encoding BTB/POZ domain-containing protein KCTD5 isoform X1; translation: MAENSSDTCGSVYRRCLTHSTGGKTQSTSNGASKWVRLNVGGTYFLTTRQTLCRDPKSFLYRLSQADPDLDSDKDDTGAYLIDRDPTYFGPVLNYLRHGKLVLNRELAEEGVLEEAEFYNITSLIKLLKDKIRERDCKTSQAPVKHVYRVLQCQEEELTQMVSTMSDGWKFEQLVSIGYGRAQQSEFLLIVSREVKGEESTFPSHSGELVSIGSSYNYGNEDQSEFLCVVSKELHNQSYGPNSEPSEKAKSEDEETDYEMNDSD
- the kctd5b gene encoding BTB/POZ domain-containing protein KCTD5 isoform X2, with the protein product MAENSSDTCGSVYRRCLTHSTGGKTQSTSNGASKWVRLNVGGTYFLTTRQTLCRDPKSFLYRLSQADPDLDSDKDDTGAYLIDRDPTYFGPVLNYLRHGKLVLNRELAEEGVLEEAEFYNITSLIKLLKDKIRERDCKTSQAPVKHVYRVLQCQEEELTQMVSTMSDGWKFEQLVSIGYGRAQQSEFLLIVSREVKGEESTFPSHSGELVSIGSSYNYGNEDQSEFLCVVSKELHNQSYGPNSEPSEKAKILQERGSRM